The Pectobacterium parmentieri genome segment GTGATCGATCTGCCGAGCCGGAAAGTGCATTGCAGCTATCGTGCGGTCTTCTCCGAGCAGTTAGAAGTGGCAATGACGGAGTTGCGCTTTATTGCAGTTGATGAACGCAACGCGATGGTACAGCGTGCACAACACCAGCTTACCAACGCTCAAGACGACAGTTTCACCCCGCTACCGCCGTCACTCGCTGCACTTATTTCACAGGAGCAACGTCATGGCTGACAATTATGCCGCCCGCAGAGACGGTGTGTATAAAGTGGTGGGATTACTACCGGACTTGTGTTTCACGCCGGGTATTCAGCCGCCAGTACCGTATCCGGTAACGGCTACACTTGCGTCATCGAAGAGCACGGTAGATAGCGTGCGCTTAAATGGCCATCCAGCGTTTGTGTATAACATCAGCTTTGTTCCCACTACCATCGGCGATACCGCTGGGCGTAATAAAGGCGTAGTCAGCGGCACGGTAGAGGGCGATTGCTGGTCGATAGAACACAGCCCGGATACTTATATTGGTGGTTTCCCTATCAATCGGGTACAGGACATCTTTGCCATGAATGGCAAAGCTAAAGGAGGGCGCGGCGGTAATCTGACGAAGAAAGAGACCTGGGAACGACGTAAGGAACTGATTGCGAAAGGCAAGCAGAGCAAGGACCCGAAAGTTGTCGAGGCCGCGCAACGGCTTGAGCAAAATAATACTGGCATGGAAAAGGCCAGATTGGCTAAGCAGGTTTACGATACTAACCCTAAGTCTGGTAAAGATATTTTGGATGGCTGGGATGACATTAGTGATGATTCAGCCAGGCTAAAAAAATATGGGTTAAAGCCCCAAGATTTAAAAATCGATGAGAATGATGGGTTCAAAGCACGAATTTATGAGCCTGACAAGAAAGTATTTGGTGATGATATGTCTGCTTCCGTGGTATTTCGAGGTACACGCCCGACTTCAATCGAAGATTGGACAAATAATGCTAAGCAAGGTATGAATCTGCATTCCGATTATTACGAGCAGTCAGTCAGAATTGGCAACAAAATCATGATGAGTGAGTTACCAATTGATTGCACCGGGCATTCATTAGGCGGTGGTATGGCTTCCGCATGTTCTCGTGCTAGTGGTCGCTCGGGGTGGACATATAATTCGGCCGGATTAAATAGTAAGACAGTGGAAAAATATGGTGGTTTAGGAAAAACACCAAATAAAGAAAATATCAATGCTTATCGTGTTAAAGGTGAAGTGCTGACGGCAATACAAGAGCCTGGATTTTGGGGGGGACTTGCAGCCATAGGAGCAACCACCTATGCGGGAACCAAAATGGGAGGGATCTACGGTGGGATTGGCGGAGCATTACTGGGAGGTGCTTTAGTCACCCTTACCGCTTCATCCGTAGGAACTCGACACGAAATGGATGGTGGTAAAGGGGATCCTATTACTAGGCATGGTATGGACCAGGTGTTACCTTGCATCGAGAATGAGAAAGAGCATGATGAGTTAATATTATTAGGACTTTAACAGGAGAAATTATGCTTAGGTTACTTAAAAATATCCGACTGAAGAAAATATCTTCCGTTTTTTTATTATTACCTTTTCTGGTTTTTGGATGTCACGCAATGAAAAAATATCCCGCTGAGAATTTCTTTTCAGGAACGCAACTATCGCTGGCTCAGGCAATTGAAAAAAACGATGAATCAGAAGTCAAAAAACTTTCAGCTCATACGGACCTAAATCGCCCGGGTGCCCAAGATATGACTTTACTATTCTTCGCGATGCAAAATAGTTATGACAAACAAGCCAAACATTTGTCGATAGTCTCATATTTGGTTAGTGCCGGAGCAAGTCCATTACAGAAAGTTCCAAGTATGCGCAGCGTAGCTGAAGCTACCGCAAAGTCGGATGATCCTATATTCATTGCAGCATTAATTGATGGTGGTATGAGCCCAAATGTTGAAATAGAAGGCACCCCAATTATTTTCAGTTCAGCTTCCGAACATAGTCAAAAAGTCATGGCTTATTTAGTTAGCAAAGGTGCTGACGTTAATAGAAAGGATTCATTAGGTCAAACGGTTTTGATTGAATCTTTGTCAGGCTTTCAGCTCGACAGTGTTATCTGGTTATTGAATCATGGTGCCGATCCTCGGGTGATAACTGACAATGGCTGGGGTTTCAATAACATGCTTAGTAAAATTATTGAACGCCAATCGAATGCTAAAAATTCTGCTAAGTTAGAACAGATTAAAAATCTGGCGATTAATAAAGGTATGACATGGCCTCCATCAGATTATTAATCTTAAAAAAATAAAATTAATTATAATACAGGTATTGTACGAGGTTTTTTATAGGATAGAAAATGAAGAGAAATTTATCCAAATTTATTATTGTCACTCTTTGTTATTTGTTTTCCTCATCGGGATCAGCAATGAGATTTTATCCGCCGGAGAGTTTCTTCTCAGGAGAGCAACTTACACTTGCGCAAGCCATCGAGAAAGGTGACTTAACGGCAGTGACTTCTCTTGCTTTTTACACCAATCTTAACCAAGCTGGAAAGCAAGATATGACTCTGCTTTTTTATGCCCTACAGATTGCGAAAAGTCGAAAAACCTACCAGCTATTGATCATTACCCAATTGATAAAAGACGGTGCAGATCCATTGCAGCAGGTCCCCAATATGGGAAGTGTTGCTGAAGTCTTGGCAACATCGCCATACCCAATTTACATGCAAGCACTGTTGGATGGTGGAATGAGTGCAAATGCAAAAATTATGGGACGTCCAGTATTCTATCGTGCTGCTTCTGATAATACTTTATCAACGCTCAAGTTGATGGTGGAGAGAGGCGGTGATATCAATCAAGGTGATAGTTTAGGAAGATCGGTACTTATGTATGCACTGGATGGAATGCAATTAGATACTGTCGAGTGGTTATTAAATCATGGTGCTAATCCTAATATTGTTGAGACCAATACAGGTTGGTCATTTATGCGACAGCTTGATTATGTCATAACGCGAAATAATGGTGATACCGGTGCGACTCACAAGAAATTGATGGAGATCCTTCAGTTAGCTAAACAAAAAGGTGGTCATCCTCATCATTAACGATAAATATCAATAGTGATAAATATTTCACTTCACGGATTCAATAGTTTCCTTAAGCATAATTATGGTGACATGCAATGAATTTATTCATTGCATGTCACCATAACACTCGCTATTAAAAAACAAATGAATAATTAAATTCTCTTTCACGCATTTATACCACGGCCGTCACTCCGTATTTAAAAATCTCAGTCATAAATTTTTAACCTTATTAATAAGCGACTTTTTCGCATGGAGTGCCAATGGCAACAGGAAACACGATTGGTAAATTACAGTATGCACCTGCACCACAGGGCCATGTTTCGGCGGGTAGTGCCAACCCGCCGAAACAGAAAACCTGGTGGAGTCGCTATGGTGATTGGGTGCATACCGGCCTGGATGTATTAGGTGCGGTGCCGATTATCGGTGCCGTTGCGGATGGGGCCAATGCTGCCATTTATACCGCCGAAGGTGATTACGGCAATGCGGCGCTGTCGGCGGCATCCGCTGCCGCTAACTTTGTTCCGGGCGGGGGAGCGGCTTTCAAAGCGGGCAAGCTGGCGGCGAAAGCGGGTAAAGCGCTAGACGCGGCGAAAGCGGGTAAAAAAGTGGTAAACGAAGGTGTAACGCAGGCAGAAAAGGCGGCTGCGAAAGCGGAAAGCAAGGCGATAAAAAAAGAAACCGGTGGGGCCATTAAGGCCAAGAAAGCCGGCAGTGAAAAAGGCGGTAGCGATAAAGGCCATACGCAGAAAAATACCGAGCCGTGCAAAATCCCACAAAGCCCGTTGCCGCAGGTGGATATGGCGATTGGTAGTCCGGTCAATCCATTGCTGGGTATCAAGCTGTTGTTTGAGATGGAAGACAACGATTTCTCCTTCCCGGCATCTGTGCCGCTCAACTGGCAGCGTTACTACTTCTCCGACGAGATCGGCAATGGCTGGCTGGGGCAGGGCTGGTCGCTGCCATTTTCTCAGGAAGTGCGTCAACACAATCAGCAGTTGGTGCTCATTGATGAGCAGGGGCGCGAGATTGCTTTCCCCTATCCGCAACTCGGTCATGAGCCGCAGTTGCATCGCTACGAACAGCTTGAATTATCCCAACCTCAACCGGGTGAATTCTGTATTTCCAGCGCTGACGGTGGGCAGCACTGGCACTTTGCCCATCGGGTCGGCACGGGACGCTGGCTGCTCTCAGCGATCGGTGACCGCCACAACAATCGCCTGACGCTGTACTACAATGCACAGCATCTGCCCGTCCAGGTTGAAGACAGCGCCGGTCGCAACTTCCACATCCACATTACCCAGATCAGTCTGGCCGATGGCAGCGCGGTGGATCGTATTACCGGCGTCAGCGTATGCCATCCGTCCGAGCCTCTCAACGTAGAAAAACTCTGTAGCTATGACTACTCGCCGCAGGGCGACCTCATTGCGGTACGCAATGAACAGGGTGACGTGCTGCGCGAGTTCCGCTATCGCAATCACATGATGGTGGCACACCGTCGCGCGGGCGAAATAGCGTGCTTCTATCATTACGACAAACATACCCCCGACGGCAAGGTGCTGGCGCATCGCGACAGTCTCGGTGGTGAATGGCGCTTCGAATATGGTCGCAACAGTACCACCGTCACGGATGTGCTGGGGCGCGTGACGCATTACGACGTTGATGATCATCAGGAACTGATCGGCTACCGGGACGCGATGGGCGGTTATATCCGCATTCGGCGCAACATGCGCGGCCAGATGATACAACTCACCGATCAAGCTGGGCGCATAACGCGTTACCGCTACGACGAGCGGGGTAACTGCACGGCGGTGAGCGAGCCAGACGGGCAGACCACGCGTTTCGACTATCACGAACGCTGGAATCTTCCGGTACGTGTTACCGATATGCTGGGCGGAACGCGCGAATATCACTATGACATCGCGGGTAATCTTATCCGCATGATGGATGAGATAGGCCGCATCACAGAATACAACCATGATGATCGGGGCAATCTGGTGCGCATCCGCGACGCTGCGGCGGGCGTGCAGCAACTGTGCTGGAATAGTGCTGATTTTCTGGTCAGTCATACTGACTGTTCTGGGCGCATCACCACGTTTGAGTACGATAAATACGGCTGGCTGAAGCAACAAACCGATGCCGCAGGTCATCATACCACCCTGTATCACGGTCGTGATGGCCAGCCACAGCGCGTCGTGTACGCAGACGGCAGCACCGAGCGGGCAGAGTTTGACCGCTGGCAGCGGCTGACAGCCTGGCATGATGCCCAGGGACAGATTACGCGATGGACACTAGCGGCTGATGGTCTGCCGCTGACACGCACGGATGCACTGGGGCACCAGGTCGGTTACGAGTACGACCACGCGCGCCGCCTGACGGCGCTCATCAATGAAAACGGTGCCCGCCACACCTTCAGTTACGATGCGCGGGATAATCTAGTGTGCGAACGTGGTTTTGACGGCAACACGACACGCTATGAATTCGATGACGGCGGCTATCTACAGGCTCGCACGGAGGACGGTGACGGCCGTGGGCCGGGTATCCGCACCCGTTACCAGCGAGATGCCGCCGGACGACTGCTGGAAAAATTGACGGCACGCAGCGGTGATGCCCGTTGGCAACGGACCCGCTATGGCTATGATGCGCTCGGTCGTCTCATCGCTGGCGTTAACCACGGTGGCCGGGTAGAGCTGGAGTGGGACGATGCTGGGCAGTTGACGGCTGAGCGCACCCTGACGCGTGGCGTCAGCCATGAACTGAGCTATCAGTACGATGAACTGGGCAATTGCACACACACCCGGTTGCCGGACGGCCACGAGCTGAAGCACTTCTATTACGGCAGCGGCCATCGTCTTCAGGTCAATCTCGGCAGTCGGGTCATCAGCGAAAGCGAACGTGACACGTTGCACCGGGAGGTGCGTCGAACGCAAGGTGCCATCACTAGCGACTACGTGCACGATGAGATGGGGAGATTGGTGAGCCAGCGTGCCGGAGGCGAGGGGAAGACTACGGTGGCACGCGATTACGTCTGGCGGCGCGACGGGCAACTGATGCAGATGGTGGACAAATACACTGGCGACCACCGTTACGAGTACGACGCACTGGGGCGTCTGACACGGTCAGGCGATGAGCGATTCGCCTTTGACCCGGCGCATAATCTGCTGAGCAGCGCTCAGGCACAGCCGTTGCCGGATAACAGATTGCAGGTGTTTGAGGACAAGCGCTGGAAGTATGACAATTTTGGCAACGTTGCCGAAAAGCATATTGGCCGACATACAGTGCAGCAGTTCAGTTGGAACGCGGAGCACCAACTGGCGGAAGCGATCAGCACACGCAACGGTACGGCTCAGCGCACGACTTACGGTTACGACGCCTTTGGCCGCCGCAGTTGGAAGCGCGATACCTTCGGTATAACGCACTTCATCTGGGACGGGAACCGTCTGCTGAGTGAAATTTGTGGCTCGCGTCATCATCTGTGGATTTACGGAGATGAGGGCTTTGCGCCGCTGGCGCAGGTGAGCCTACAGCAGGGGGAAACGGAGCACGAGGCGCAGGTATACTGGTATCACAACGACGTTTCCGGCCTGCCGCGTGAGATGACGGGTCAGGACGGGGGCCTGGTCTGGCGTGCAGAATACCGGGTGTGGGGCAACACAGTGCGGGTGGAGCAGGTTGAAGTGCCGCATTCTGAGCCGATACACCAACCGTTGCGCTATCAAGGGCAGTATTTTGACGCGGAAACAGGCTTGCACTACAACCGGTTTAGATACTATGATCCAGACGCGGGCCGGTTTGTCAGTCAGGACCCGATAGGGCTAGCGGGGGGGATTAATCTTTATCAGTATGCGCCGAATCCAATCACATGGATCGACCCGCTGGGTTTAAGTAAGTGTTCATTGTCTGGCAATACAATTAAAAAGCCAGATGGAACAGATCTTATAGCAATTCCTGAGAATGCTAGAGTCCGTAAATTGACTCCTCCAGAAGGTTATTCTGGTGATTATGGATATGAATATAAGTGGACAAATTCTGGAGGGAGTACCTCAAGGGTTCGTATTCATGGAATCGATTCTTCAGCCCCGGCTGGATCAAATGCCAGTCAAGGTTGGGTTGTTAGGGTATTTGATGGCAAGAGGAGTATGGATATAAATGGAGCTTATCATCCTCCCGGAATTTTTAATCCCAGCAGTCCTCATTACAATCCATCAATAATCAATGATGTCCATATACCAATTAATAAACCAACGAGTTTTCCGGGGGTTCCCTAATGTCACTGAAATATGATTGTTTTTTAATAGAAAAAACAAAGGAGATAAAAATCTCTTTGTTGAATGAAGAACCGAACATGTATGAACTGATAGGCTCGATTCGAGACTTATTTTCATCAAGTTATAATAACAAGCTAATAGCTAATACTGAAGTAATTGAAGAGCTATGGAGCACGTTGTTTAACGTTTTTTGTGAAAGCATTTCTTATGAAAATAAATTCGATGCAATATTTTCCATGAGTGATATTTATATTTATTCAAAAAGGAAAAACATAAATTTGAATTTAGACTTGTTGAAAGAATGGAGGGGGAAGAATAATTTATCGACCTCAACTGAAGAGATACTAGAGTGCGTGGATGATATATTAATTTAATCAAAAAAGCCGGAAGTTATCCCAACGATCCTTCCGGCTTTATTTTATCCGCTGTTTATTCCTTGATGTGCGGCGTCAGAGATTAATCTCCGTCTCAATCACCAGTCTCCCGCGCTCAACCGTCACCGTGATCGGCATCCCAGTCATAAACCCTGACTCCTCCAGCCAGCCAGCGGCCCTTGAGGTTGATGGCGGACGGCGGATTGGGCTTGCCGTTATGCGGGGCGTATCCCACTGTGTAGTAACGTTCTGCTTTGGTTGCTTTATTAACGGTGACGCCTGACTTAGAATGTGCCTTAGCCATGATTAACTACCACGTGGATAGGCGGTAGCATGAGTGATTTCTTACATTATGACGACTGGATGAAAGTCACTTACGGCTGAAATAGATAGTACGACTCATCAGACGGTTGGATTGTTGCACAAGACCCGATAGGGATAGCGGGGGGAGATAACCTGTATGCTTACGCGCCTAATCCATTGTCGTGGATCGACCCGTTAGGATTAAAGTGTTGGAGTGCAGCTAAAAAGGATTATTGGAAGGACGTTGCAAAGAGTGAGTTAAAAAATCCTTCAGGAATATATTCTCCAAGAAATATAGCGGAAATGGCTCGGGGTAATGCCCCGAAGATAACTGCAAAAGTTAGAATAAATAAAACTGGAGCCACAGAGACTAGAGATATTCCTTATGAATTACATCATACCAATATCCCTCAGCGAGTTGGTGGCCCTAATGTCCACAATAAGAGTAATCTGTCTGAGGTTGATCCTTGGTAACACGTAGATATGGATCCCTATAGGCACCCGGGGATGGAGCTATTAGAAGTAATTAAAGGCGTAAACTCATGGTGATTTTATGAATCAAGAATATATTGTTTTCAGTTCTGCATTATCTGATGTGGCAGAAAAGAACTACGCTGCTGGCGTGGCTCATGAAGAGGCTGGGCAATTTGTAAATAAAATATTCAATCTTTACAAGGAATCAGGATTACCTACGCCTAATATTGATTGGATAGATAAAGTACCTGCAAATGTAAAGAAGTGGATGAAAACTGTTCTTGATAACGAGTTTCACTATATGAAAGAACCACCGATTTGGCTGTATGATGCAAGTTGGAGGTTCATCAATGAAGAACCTATGATATTTATATCTCAGGTTGAATTTATTGATAATGAAATGATGGGGAATAAATTATACACTGATGATGTTTTATATACATTTGCGGGAAGAAAAAAAACAAATGATGGTTGGGGATTAATTATAAAAATGGTCAAGCAGAGTAAGGCATCTGTTGGTACTACTTATATTTACTAAATAAAAAACCGGAAGTAATCTTAACGATCCTTCCGGCTATTTTTTACCTGCTGTTTAGTTCAAGGCGTCAGAGATTAATCTCGGTCTCAATCACCAGTCTCCCGCGCTCAACCGTGATCGGCATCCCAGTCATAAACTCTGACTCCTCCAGCCAGCCAGCGGCCCTTGAGGTTGATGGCGGACGGCGGGTTGGCCTGCCATTATGCGGCGCGTATCCCATGGTATAGTAACGTTCTGTTTTAGTTGCTTTATTTACGGTGACATCTGACTTAGAATGTGCCTTAGCCATGTAGCATGAGTGATTTCTTACATTATGACGACTGGATGAAAGTCACTTACGGCTGAAATAGATAGTACGACTCATCAGACGGTTGGATTGTTGCACAAGACCCGATAGGGCTGGCGGGGGGATTAATCTTTATCAGTATGCGCCGAACCCGCTTACATGGATCGATCCGCTGGGGCTTAATGGAAGTGGAGTCGTTAATGGAGTTCCTAAAAA includes the following:
- a CDS encoding PAAR-like domain-containing protein, which gives rise to MADNYAARRDGVYKVVGLLPDLCFTPGIQPPVPYPVTATLASSKSTVDSVRLNGHPAFVYNISFVPTTIGDTAGRNKGVVSGTVEGDCWSIEHSPDTYIGGFPINRVQDIFAMNGKAKGGRGGNLTKKETWERRKELIAKGKQSKDPKVVEAAQRLEQNNTGMEKARLAKQVYDTNPKSGKDILDGWDDISDDSARLKKYGLKPQDLKIDENDGFKARIYEPDKKVFGDDMSASVVFRGTRPTSIEDWTNNAKQGMNLHSDYYEQSVRIGNKIMMSELPIDCTGHSLGGGMASACSRASGRSGWTYNSAGLNSKTVEKYGGLGKTPNKENINAYRVKGEVLTAIQEPGFWGGLAAIGATTYAGTKMGGIYGGIGGALLGGALVTLTASSVGTRHEMDGGKGDPITRHGMDQVLPCIENEKEHDELILLGL
- a CDS encoding ankyrin repeat domain-containing protein, with product MLRLLKNIRLKKISSVFLLLPFLVFGCHAMKKYPAENFFSGTQLSLAQAIEKNDESEVKKLSAHTDLNRPGAQDMTLLFFAMQNSYDKQAKHLSIVSYLVSAGASPLQKVPSMRSVAEATAKSDDPIFIAALIDGGMSPNVEIEGTPIIFSSASEHSQKVMAYLVSKGADVNRKDSLGQTVLIESLSGFQLDSVIWLLNHGADPRVITDNGWGFNNMLSKIIERQSNAKNSAKLEQIKNLAINKGMTWPPSDY
- a CDS encoding ankyrin repeat domain-containing protein, producing MKRNLSKFIIVTLCYLFSSSGSAMRFYPPESFFSGEQLTLAQAIEKGDLTAVTSLAFYTNLNQAGKQDMTLLFYALQIAKSRKTYQLLIITQLIKDGADPLQQVPNMGSVAEVLATSPYPIYMQALLDGGMSANAKIMGRPVFYRAASDNTLSTLKLMVERGGDINQGDSLGRSVLMYALDGMQLDTVEWLLNHGANPNIVETNTGWSFMRQLDYVITRNNGDTGATHKKLMEILQLAKQKGGHPHH
- a CDS encoding RHS repeat-associated core domain-containing protein: MATGNTIGKLQYAPAPQGHVSAGSANPPKQKTWWSRYGDWVHTGLDVLGAVPIIGAVADGANAAIYTAEGDYGNAALSAASAAANFVPGGGAAFKAGKLAAKAGKALDAAKAGKKVVNEGVTQAEKAAAKAESKAIKKETGGAIKAKKAGSEKGGSDKGHTQKNTEPCKIPQSPLPQVDMAIGSPVNPLLGIKLLFEMEDNDFSFPASVPLNWQRYYFSDEIGNGWLGQGWSLPFSQEVRQHNQQLVLIDEQGREIAFPYPQLGHEPQLHRYEQLELSQPQPGEFCISSADGGQHWHFAHRVGTGRWLLSAIGDRHNNRLTLYYNAQHLPVQVEDSAGRNFHIHITQISLADGSAVDRITGVSVCHPSEPLNVEKLCSYDYSPQGDLIAVRNEQGDVLREFRYRNHMMVAHRRAGEIACFYHYDKHTPDGKVLAHRDSLGGEWRFEYGRNSTTVTDVLGRVTHYDVDDHQELIGYRDAMGGYIRIRRNMRGQMIQLTDQAGRITRYRYDERGNCTAVSEPDGQTTRFDYHERWNLPVRVTDMLGGTREYHYDIAGNLIRMMDEIGRITEYNHDDRGNLVRIRDAAAGVQQLCWNSADFLVSHTDCSGRITTFEYDKYGWLKQQTDAAGHHTTLYHGRDGQPQRVVYADGSTERAEFDRWQRLTAWHDAQGQITRWTLAADGLPLTRTDALGHQVGYEYDHARRLTALINENGARHTFSYDARDNLVCERGFDGNTTRYEFDDGGYLQARTEDGDGRGPGIRTRYQRDAAGRLLEKLTARSGDARWQRTRYGYDALGRLIAGVNHGGRVELEWDDAGQLTAERTLTRGVSHELSYQYDELGNCTHTRLPDGHELKHFYYGSGHRLQVNLGSRVISESERDTLHREVRRTQGAITSDYVHDEMGRLVSQRAGGEGKTTVARDYVWRRDGQLMQMVDKYTGDHRYEYDALGRLTRSGDERFAFDPAHNLLSSAQAQPLPDNRLQVFEDKRWKYDNFGNVAEKHIGRHTVQQFSWNAEHQLAEAISTRNGTAQRTTYGYDAFGRRSWKRDTFGITHFIWDGNRLLSEICGSRHHLWIYGDEGFAPLAQVSLQQGETEHEAQVYWYHNDVSGLPREMTGQDGGLVWRAEYRVWGNTVRVEQVEVPHSEPIHQPLRYQGQYFDAETGLHYNRFRYYDPDAGRFVSQDPIGLAGGINLYQYAPNPITWIDPLGLSKCSLSGNTIKKPDGTDLIAIPENARVRKLTPPEGYSGDYGYEYKWTNSGGSTSRVRIHGIDSSAPAGSNASQGWVVRVFDGKRSMDINGAYHPPGIFNPSSPHYNPSIINDVHIPINKPTSFPGVP
- a CDS encoding SymE family type I addiction module toxin, which codes for MAKAHSKSDVTVNKATKTERYYTMGYAPHNGRPTRRPPSTSRAAGWLEESEFMTGMPITVERGRLVIETEINL